GGGCGGCGTACTTGCCCCGGACTCCGGATTTGATCAACTCCGCAGGATATTCAGACCGCAGTTCGTCGTCTTTACTGCTCATAAGCCATACGTTCTCGCCGTGTCATGGGTCTGGCGGAAATAATTCTGATTTTATCACTCCGCTCGGTAAACGCGACCACCAGGTACCGCTGTCTCCTGGAACTCCCGAAGATGTAAATCGCTCCTCGCCAACCGAGTGGTCGGGGATCGAGCCCGCGTAGGTTAGGGTGAGTGAAACGAACCCCAACATCAATGCGCTTTGAGAGGTGGCCCCACAAAATCGGACAGCGGGATAAGTGGAGCTCTGCAACAATGGGCGAGAGATTGCCCGAGGAGCAAAGAGCATGAGACGACCCCGCCGTAACCACACAGCGGTATTCATAGAGAAGGGGGCGATAGCCGCCGTCATAGGCGACCAGACGCTGGCGCAGTTGGGCGCGCGTTTCGATGTGCACCCTAACCAGATCGCGCAATGCATGGC
Above is a genomic segment from Gammaproteobacteria bacterium containing:
- a CDS encoding IS3 family transposase, which produces MRRPRRNHTAVFIEKGAIAAVIGDQTLAQLGARFDVHPNQIAQCMA